A genomic segment from Rosettibacter firmus encodes:
- a CDS encoding 3-isopropylmalate dehydratase large subunit: MGMTITEKILAKASGRKRVEPGENIWLNVDVLMTHDVCGPPTIEIWKREFGDKAKIWDKKKVVIFPDHYIFTKNPQANRNVNILREFASHYDLPNYYDVGTERYKGVCHMALAEEGYNLPGTVLFGTDSHTCTSGAFGMFSTGVGNTDAAFILGTGKIWEKVPESMKFIFEGTLPPYLTAKDLILQVLGDITTEGGTYRALEFDGEAIYSMQMDERMTLTNMAIEAGAMNGIIKADEITEKYVRERTNAPYEIFESDPDAKYREVYKYNVNDIEPLVAKPHSPDNRDTVRNVQGTKLTKCYIGSCTGGKLSDFLNAAKIIFGKQVKVPTFVVPASTYIYNQLEVETINGVSLKQIFENAGCVIAPSSCAACLGGPADTVGRAQDGEVIISTTNRNFPGRMGSKKSEVYLASPLTVAASAVTGVITDPREFL; the protein is encoded by the coding sequence ATGGGGATGACTATTACTGAAAAAATTCTTGCAAAAGCTTCGGGACGAAAAAGAGTTGAACCCGGAGAAAATATATGGCTTAATGTTGATGTATTAATGACACACGATGTATGTGGTCCACCAACTATTGAAATATGGAAAAGAGAATTTGGTGACAAAGCAAAAATCTGGGATAAGAAAAAAGTTGTGATCTTTCCAGACCATTACATTTTTACAAAAAATCCTCAAGCAAATAGAAATGTAAATATATTACGTGAATTTGCAAGTCATTATGATTTACCAAATTATTATGATGTTGGAACTGAAAGGTATAAAGGCGTTTGTCATATGGCTCTTGCTGAAGAAGGATATAATTTACCCGGAACGGTTTTGTTTGGCACAGATTCTCATACATGTACTTCAGGTGCATTTGGAATGTTTTCAACAGGTGTAGGCAATACTGATGCAGCATTTATACTCGGTACAGGAAAAATATGGGAAAAAGTACCCGAATCAATGAAATTTATATTTGAAGGTACATTGCCTCCTTATTTAACAGCAAAAGATTTAATACTTCAGGTACTTGGAGATATTACAACCGAAGGTGGAACTTATCGAGCTCTTGAATTTGATGGAGAAGCTATTTATTCAATGCAAATGGATGAAAGAATGACTTTAACAAATATGGCTATAGAAGCAGGAGCGATGAATGGCATTATAAAAGCTGATGAAATAACAGAAAAATATGTTCGCGAACGAACAAATGCTCCATATGAAATTTTTGAAAGTGATCCAGATGCTAAATACAGAGAAGTCTATAAATATAATGTTAATGATATTGAACCATTAGTAGCTAAACCTCATAGCCCAGATAACAGAGATACAGTTCGGAATGTTCAGGGAACAAAACTTACAAAATGTTATATAGGTTCTTGCACCGGTGGTAAATTAAGTGACTTTCTTAATGCAGCAAAAATTATTTTTGGTAAACAAGTTAAAGTACCAACATTTGTTGTTCCGGCAAGTACTTATATTTATAATCAATTAGAAGTTGAAACAATCAATGGAGTATCATTAAAACAAATTTTTGAAAATGCAGGATGTGTAATAGCACCTTCTTCATGTGCTGCTTGTCTTGGTGGACCAGCAGATACTGTTGGAAGAGCTCAGGATGGCGAAGTAATAATTTCTACTACTAATAGAAATTTCCCTGGTAGAATGGGAAGTAAAAAATCAGAAGTATATTTAGCATCGCCATTAACTGTAGCAGCTTCAGCTGTAACAGGAGTTATTACAGATCCAAGAGAATTTTTATAA